The Oscillospiraceae bacterium genome contains a region encoding:
- a CDS encoding transcriptional regulator has translation MEYKVHDQLDPLFETASLLLLCAQGDPRFVREETIRHLSEFGLDGEAFYSRNGKAYDKYFRVFAQNQKLEPGDEELLQGSYAIFFMRVLPFLQDPSQLERRDWDAQRLTEVCIHACGIYFEEEGEPPTGQAAGDARALMEFVRKTSLDEADRWRAFELLCDPRPSFLRMAALLERNLPAQKKAQQAVAKPLEALIGRMGTDPMRLGGAYFVKKPEDVACVWPSLAVAFGLLIADEICYCGLLCEPLMELSQSKGEADQMLAARLKALGDKTRLAIMDELARRGGSYNAELAQALGLTPATISHHLDLLLTAGLLEMRQEDKRVYCSVKERAVEEAAEALCRRFGGQENRTGKT, from the coding sequence ATGGAATATAAAGTGCACGATCAGCTTGACCCGCTGTTTGAAACAGCCAGCCTGCTGCTGCTCTGCGCGCAGGGCGATCCCCGCTTTGTGCGGGAGGAAACGATCCGGCATTTGAGCGAGTTTGGGCTGGACGGCGAGGCGTTCTATTCGCGGAATGGAAAGGCTTACGACAAATACTTCCGGGTCTTCGCGCAGAATCAAAAGCTGGAACCGGGGGATGAGGAGCTTCTCCAGGGCAGTTACGCGATCTTTTTTATGCGGGTGCTGCCCTTTTTGCAGGATCCAAGCCAGCTGGAGCGCAGGGACTGGGACGCGCAGCGGCTGACCGAGGTGTGCATCCACGCGTGCGGCATTTATTTTGAAGAGGAAGGGGAGCCGCCCACCGGGCAGGCGGCGGGGGACGCCCGCGCGCTGATGGAGTTTGTGCGGAAGACGAGCCTGGACGAGGCGGACCGCTGGCGGGCCTTTGAGCTGCTGTGCGACCCCCGCCCCTCGTTTTTGCGCATGGCGGCCCTATTGGAGCGCAACCTGCCCGCCCAAAAAAAGGCGCAGCAGGCGGTGGCAAAGCCGCTGGAGGCGCTGATCGGCAGGATGGGCACCGACCCCATGCGCCTGGGCGGCGCCTATTTTGTGAAAAAGCCGGAGGATGTTGCCTGCGTGTGGCCCAGCCTGGCGGTGGCGTTCGGCCTGCTGATCGCGGACGAGATCTGCTATTGCGGCCTGTTGTGCGAGCCGTTGATGGAGCTTTCACAAAGCAAGGGCGAGGCGGATCAGATGCTGGCTGCGCGCCTGAAGGCGCTGGGGGACAAAACGCGGCTCGCCATTATGGATGAGCTCGCACGGCGGGGCGGCAGCTACAACGCCGAGCTGGCCCAGGCGCTGGGCCTTACCCCGGCCACCATTTCGCACCATTTGGACCTTTTGCTCACGGCCGGGCTGCTGGAGATGCGCCAGGAGGATAAGCGCGTTTATTGCAGCGTGAAGGAGCGGGCGGTGGAGGAGGCGGCCGAAGCGCTGTGCCGCCGCTTTGGCGGCCAGGAAAATAGAACAGGAAAAACATAA
- a CDS encoding N-acetyltransferase → MHFERLQTQQGNLYLKAMELYGASFPPHEQREVSSQAKIMKHGEYQFNLICEENELVGILLCWETEGFIYVEHFCIDPEMRNQKYGQRALELLNRRKKPVILEIDPPEDEVSARRKGFYERAGYAANGFEHLHPPYRAGRGGHRLVVMSHPQRLTQAEYDAFDRYLKETVMGS, encoded by the coding sequence ATGCATTTTGAACGGCTGCAAACACAGCAGGGCAACCTCTATTTAAAGGCGATGGAGCTGTACGGCGCAAGTTTTCCGCCCCATGAGCAGAGGGAGGTTTCCTCGCAGGCAAAGATCATGAAGCATGGGGAGTACCAGTTCAACCTGATCTGTGAGGAAAATGAGCTGGTGGGAATTCTTTTGTGCTGGGAAACAGAAGGATTCATCTATGTGGAGCATTTTTGCATTGACCCCGAAATGCGCAACCAAAAATACGGCCAACGGGCGCTGGAACTGCTGAACCGGCGAAAAAAGCCTGTAATTTTGGAGATCGACCCGCCGGAGGACGAGGTTTCCGCCCGGCGAAAGGGCTTTTATGAGCGGGCAGGATATGCGGCAAACGGGTTTGAACATCTGCATCCCCCCTACCGCGCGGGCCGCGGGGGCCATCGCCTGGTGGTGATGTCACATCCGCAGAGGCTCACACAAGCGGAATACGATGCCTTTGACAGATATTTGAAAGAAACGGTAATGGGAAGCTGA
- a CDS encoding phospholipid methyltransferase, giving the protein MNAFLLMIPLFLIRFGLLGAMNKEALGRAARFAPLEGNERIAYLVYQAANIAIFLYPAFLKIRTGPPLFWAGLAVYAAGAAILAAAAAAFARPDEKGLNTSGIYKVSRNPMYVGYFVYFCGCAALTRSALLFAALLVFQLAAHWIILSEERWCIGQLGEEYLDYMKRVRRYF; this is encoded by the coding sequence GTGAATGCATTTTTGCTGATGATCCCGCTTTTTCTCATACGGTTCGGCCTGCTGGGTGCGATGAACAAAGAGGCGCTGGGGCGCGCCGCGCGGTTTGCGCCGCTGGAAGGAAATGAGCGCATTGCCTACCTTGTTTACCAGGCGGCAAACATTGCGATCTTTCTTTACCCGGCCTTTTTGAAGATCCGGACAGGGCCGCCGCTGTTTTGGGCGGGCCTTGCGGTGTACGCTGCGGGCGCGGCGATCCTTGCCGCGGCTGCCGCCGCGTTCGCAAGGCCGGATGAAAAAGGGCTGAACACGAGCGGCATTTACAAGGTTTCCCGCAACCCGATGTATGTGGGATATTTTGTGTATTTTTGCGGCTGTGCGGCCCTGACGCGCTCGGCGCTACTGTTCGCGGCACTGCTGGTGTTTCAGCTGGCGGCGCACTGGATCATTCTTTCGGAAGAGAGATGGTGCATCGGGCAACTTGGGGAAGAATATCTGGATTATATGAAACGGGTCCGGCGCTATTTTTAG
- a CDS encoding PTS sugar transporter subunit IID, with the protein MDAVKTFLHKKNVEISAKRYGVDALGAMAQGLFASLLIGTILNTLGTQLGLGLFNELGGYATGVAGPAMAVSIGFALQAPALVLFSLITVGAAANALGGAGGPLAVLVVTILACEAGKLVSKETKVDILVTPFVTIFVGVVLSVWWAPAIGAAASGVGAVIMWATELQPLLMGIVVSVVIGIALTLPISSAAICAALSLTGLAGGAAVAGCCAQMVGFAVLSFRENRWGGLVSQGLGTSMLQMGNILKNPRIWLPAILASAITGPLATCVFRLEMNGPAVSSGMGTCGLVGPIGVYTGWANEVAAGTRAAITGMDWLGLALICVVLPAVLCWAFGLLLRKKGWIKEGDLALAE; encoded by the coding sequence ATGGATGCGGTAAAAACCTTTTTGCACAAAAAGAATGTGGAGATCAGCGCCAAGCGCTACGGGGTGGACGCGCTGGGGGCCATGGCACAGGGGCTGTTTGCCTCGCTGCTGATCGGCACCATTCTGAACACGCTGGGCACGCAGCTGGGCCTGGGCCTGTTCAACGAATTGGGCGGCTACGCCACCGGCGTGGCGGGCCCCGCCATGGCGGTGAGCATCGGCTTTGCACTGCAGGCCCCGGCGCTGGTACTGTTCTCGCTGATCACGGTGGGGGCGGCGGCCAACGCCCTGGGCGGCGCTGGCGGCCCGCTGGCGGTGCTGGTGGTGACCATTCTGGCCTGCGAGGCGGGCAAGCTGGTGTCGAAAGAAACAAAGGTGGATATTTTGGTCACCCCCTTCGTGACCATCTTTGTGGGGGTAGTGCTGTCGGTCTGGTGGGCGCCCGCCATTGGCGCGGCGGCCTCCGGCGTGGGGGCGGTGATCATGTGGGCCACCGAGCTGCAGCCCCTGCTGATGGGCATTGTGGTGAGCGTGGTGATCGGCATTGCGCTGACCCTGCCCATCTCGTCGGCGGCGATCTGCGCCGCGCTCTCGCTCACAGGGCTGGCCGGCGGCGCGGCGGTGGCGGGCTGCTGCGCCCAGATGGTGGGCTTTGCGGTGCTCTCGTTCCGGGAAAACCGCTGGGGCGGCCTGGTGAGCCAGGGGCTGGGGACCTCGATGCTGCAGATGGGCAACATTCTGAAAAACCCGCGCATCTGGCTGCCGGCCATTTTGGCCAGCGCGATCACGGGGCCGCTCGCCACCTGCGTGTTCAGGCTGGAAATGAACGGCCCGGCGGTTTCTTCCGGCATGGGCACCTGCGGGCTGGTGGGCCCCATCGGCGTGTACACCGGCTGGGCAAACGAGGTGGCTGCGGGCACCCGCGCGGCCATTACCGGCATGGACTGGCTGGGCCTTGCGCTGATCTGCGTGGTGCTGCCCGCCGTGCTGTGCTGGGCGTTCGGGCTGCTGCTGCGCAAAAAGGGCTGGATCAAAGAGGGCGATCTGGCCCTGGCGGAATAA
- a CDS encoding amino acid ABC transporter substrate-binding protein has product MKKIVSFLAAAALAAGMLTGCGQTGESDWKYVQGKGTLKIGITLFDPMNYYDPQDPQKLIGFDTELAEAVCAKLGVTPEFVEIDWDQKTVELQSKSIDCIWNGMTILDDLKESLDFSVPYSGNMQVCVINKANASVYTTLESMATARFVAEAESAGAKSVEGSEALKGAQLTAVQAQRDTLLELKSGTADVAVIDAVMAYASVGEGTSYSDLMVVEGIELSKEEYGIGFRKGSDITAKVNDALQQLANDGTVAALAEKYPSVLPLLEAKG; this is encoded by the coding sequence ATGAAAAAGATTGTTTCCTTTTTGGCGGCCGCCGCTCTGGCGGCGGGCATGCTCACCGGCTGCGGCCAGACCGGCGAATCCGATTGGAAGTACGTGCAGGGCAAAGGCACCCTCAAGATCGGCATCACCTTGTTTGACCCCATGAACTATTACGACCCGCAGGATCCCCAAAAGCTCATCGGCTTCGACACCGAACTGGCCGAAGCGGTGTGCGCCAAGCTGGGCGTGACCCCCGAGTTTGTGGAGATCGACTGGGATCAAAAAACGGTGGAACTGCAAAGCAAAAGCATCGACTGCATCTGGAACGGCATGACCATTCTGGACGATCTCAAGGAAAGCCTGGATTTCTCTGTTCCCTACAGCGGCAACATGCAGGTGTGCGTGATCAACAAGGCCAACGCCTCTGTGTACACCACCCTGGAAAGCATGGCCACCGCCCGCTTTGTGGCCGAGGCCGAGAGCGCGGGCGCCAAAAGCGTTGAGGGCAGCGAAGCGCTCAAGGGCGCGCAGCTCACCGCCGTGCAGGCCCAGCGCGACACCCTGCTGGAGCTCAAATCCGGCACGGCGGACGTGGCAGTGATCGACGCGGTCATGGCCTACGCCTCGGTGGGCGAGGGCACCAGCTACAGCGACCTCATGGTGGTGGAGGGCATCGAGCTCTCCAAGGAAGAATACGGCATCGGCTTCCGCAAGGGCAGCGATATCACCGCCAAGGTGAACGACGCGCTGCAGCAGCTGGCAAACGACGGCACCGTTGCCGCCCTTGCCGAAAAATACCCCTCCGTGCTCCCCCTGCTGGAAGCCAAGGGCTGA
- a CDS encoding amino acid ABC transporter permease, with amino-acid sequence MSFLQVTLELLQGFKTTCLIFAVTLAASLPLGLVVCLGSMSRFAPLRWLTRTFIWIIRGTPLMLQVLVVFYVPGLAFGMPMHNRLAAVLAAFIINYAAYFSEIYRGGIEGIPQGQWEAGQVLGMTRAQIFGRIVLLQVTKRILPPMSNEIITLVKDTSLARVIAVGELIRAAQDIAAQRALVWPLFYTGVFYLAFSGLLTLLFGWAERKLNYYKG; translated from the coding sequence ATGTCGTTTTTACAGGTTACGCTGGAACTGCTTCAGGGCTTCAAAACCACCTGCCTGATCTTTGCCGTCACGCTGGCCGCCTCGCTGCCGCTGGGCCTCGTGGTCTGCCTGGGTTCCATGAGCCGTTTTGCCCCCCTGCGCTGGCTCACCCGCACCTTTATCTGGATCATCCGGGGCACCCCGCTCATGCTCCAGGTCCTGGTGGTCTTTTATGTGCCGGGCCTCGCGTTCGGCATGCCCATGCACAACCGCCTGGCCGCGGTGCTGGCGGCGTTTATCATCAATTACGCCGCCTATTTTTCCGAGATTTACCGCGGCGGCATCGAGGGCATTCCCCAGGGCCAGTGGGAGGCCGGGCAGGTGCTGGGCATGACCCGCGCCCAGATCTTTGGGCGCATCGTGCTGCTGCAGGTCACCAAGCGCATCCTCCCCCCCATGAGCAACGAAATCATCACCCTGGTCAAGGACACCAGCCTTGCCCGGGTCATCGCGGTGGGCGAATTGATCCGCGCCGCGCAGGACATCGCCGCCCAGCGCGCCCTGGTCTGGCCGCTGTTTTACACCGGCGTGTTCTATCTGGCATTCAGCGGCCTTTTGACCCTTCTGTTCGGTTGGGCCGAAAGGAAATTAAACTATTACAAGGGGTGA
- a CDS encoding peptide ABC transporter ATP-binding protein, with translation MAILEVKGLCKRFGGLEVLNGIDLTLDQGQVLSIIGSSGSGKTTLLRCLNFLERPDAGELYVAGQELWGPACTQPLRQRRLHFGLVFQNFNLFPQYTVLRNVTLAMDLLAKERRGKSAARQAAAENEQKARELLGRVGLADKLQNYPFQLSGGQQQRVAIARALALEPDILCFDEPTSALDPELTGEVLRVIRSLKSSRTTMIVVTHEMEFAKGVSDQVIFMADGVIEEQGPPAQVFGAPQSPKTRAFLRRSLEQVG, from the coding sequence ATGGCAATCCTGGAAGTAAAGGGCCTGTGCAAGCGGTTCGGCGGGCTGGAGGTCTTAAACGGCATCGACCTCACGCTGGACCAGGGGCAGGTGCTCTCGATCATCGGTTCCTCCGGCAGCGGCAAGACCACCCTGCTGCGCTGCCTCAATTTTCTCGAACGCCCGGACGCGGGCGAACTGTACGTGGCCGGGCAGGAGCTTTGGGGCCCCGCCTGCACCCAGCCTTTGCGCCAGCGCAGGCTGCACTTCGGGCTGGTGTTCCAAAATTTCAACCTCTTCCCGCAGTATACCGTGCTGCGCAACGTCACCCTCGCAATGGACCTTCTGGCAAAAGAGCGGCGGGGAAAATCCGCGGCGCGGCAGGCCGCGGCCGAAAACGAGCAAAAAGCCCGGGAGCTGCTGGGCCGGGTGGGCCTGGCCGACAAGCTGCAGAACTACCCCTTCCAGCTCTCGGGCGGGCAGCAGCAGCGGGTGGCCATTGCCCGCGCGCTGGCGCTGGAGCCGGATATCCTCTGCTTCGACGAACCCACCAGCGCCCTGGACCCTGAGCTCACCGGCGAGGTGCTGCGGGTCATCCGCAGCCTGAAAAGCAGCCGCACCACCATGATCGTGGTCACCCACGAGATGGAATTCGCAAAGGGCGTGTCCGACCAGGTTATCTTCATGGCGGACGGTGTCATCGAAGAGCAGGGCCCCCCCGCTCAGGTGTTCGGCGCCCCCCAAAGCCCCAAGACCCGCGCGTTTCTCCGCCGCAGCCTCGAACAGGTGGGCTAG
- a CDS encoding diaminopimelate dehydrogenase: MSIRIGIMGYGNLGRGVECAVRQNPDMELAAIFTRRDPAGVHPLTPGANVLPAEKAEAMKDAVDVLILCGGSATDLPAQTPHFAQWFTVIDSFDTHARIPEHFAAVDAAARAAGTLGIISVGWDPGLFSLNRAYAAAVLPQGESYTFWGKGVSQGHSDAIRRIEGVLDARQYTIPVESALAAVRAGSQPTLTTRQKHTRECFVVAAPGADLARIEREIKQMPNYFADYDTTVHFITAQQLAAGHAGLPHGGTVLRSGRTGWENEHSHVVEYSLKLDSNPEFTSSVIVAYARAAYRLRQAGETGCRTVLDIAPALLSPLPADELRRELL; encoded by the coding sequence ATGAGTATCCGCATTGGCATCATGGGTTACGGCAACCTGGGCCGCGGGGTGGAGTGCGCGGTGCGCCAAAACCCGGACATGGAGCTTGCCGCCATCTTTACCCGCCGTGACCCCGCCGGGGTTCATCCCCTGACCCCCGGCGCAAACGTTCTGCCCGCCGAAAAGGCCGAGGCCATGAAAGACGCAGTCGACGTGCTGATCCTGTGCGGCGGCAGCGCCACCGACCTCCCCGCACAGACCCCGCACTTTGCCCAGTGGTTCACGGTGATCGACAGCTTCGATACCCACGCCAGGATCCCCGAACACTTTGCCGCCGTGGACGCGGCCGCCCGCGCCGCCGGCACCCTGGGCATTATCTCGGTGGGCTGGGATCCGGGCCTGTTCTCGCTGAACCGGGCGTACGCCGCGGCGGTGCTGCCCCAGGGCGAAAGCTATACCTTCTGGGGCAAGGGCGTCAGCCAGGGCCATTCAGACGCCATCCGCCGCATCGAGGGCGTGCTGGACGCGCGGCAGTACACCATTCCGGTGGAAAGCGCCCTGGCCGCCGTGCGTGCGGGCAGCCAGCCCACCCTCACCACCCGGCAAAAGCACACCCGCGAGTGCTTTGTGGTGGCCGCCCCCGGCGCCGATCTTGCCCGCATCGAGCGCGAGATCAAACAAATGCCCAACTATTTTGCCGATTACGACACCACCGTTCATTTCATCACCGCCCAGCAGCTGGCGGCCGGGCACGCGGGCCTGCCCCACGGCGGCACGGTGCTGCGCTCGGGCCGCACCGGCTGGGAAAATGAGCACAGCCATGTGGTGGAATACAGCCTCAAGCTGGATTCCAACCCCGAATTCACCTCCAGCGTTATCGTGGCCTATGCCCGTGCCGCTTACCGGCTGCGCCAGGCGGGCGAGACCGGCTGCCGCACCGTGCTGGACATCGCCCCCGCCCTGCTCAGCCCCCTTCCGGCGGACGAACTGCGCCGCGAGCTGCTCTGA
- a CDS encoding hydrolase: MKVTHLYHSGFLVELKHTLLLFDWYKGQLPPLDAQKPLYVFVSHVHPDHYDPAIWKLYKEHPAVRYILHKKVPIHHGAELLRVGSRETHSLEGLSIQTLRSTDTGCAFVVEAEGLRFYHAGDLNWWHWEGESQASNAWQDKAFHEELARIAGARFDCAFLPLDPRQEAAAPWGFVDFLKACPTAHAFPMHYWGDRAAMLAYLPLPQLAPFAGQIVTADVWQSEKEDPHEL; encoded by the coding sequence ATGAAAGTGACCCATCTGTATCACAGCGGTTTTTTGGTGGAATTGAAGCACACCCTGCTTTTGTTCGACTGGTACAAGGGCCAGCTGCCCCCGCTGGACGCCCAAAAACCGCTGTACGTGTTCGTCTCGCACGTTCACCCCGACCACTACGACCCCGCCATCTGGAAGCTGTACAAAGAGCATCCAGCCGTTCGCTACATCCTGCACAAAAAGGTCCCGATCCACCACGGGGCGGAGCTTTTGCGGGTGGGCTCCCGCGAAACGCATTCGCTGGAAGGGCTTTCCATCCAAACCCTTCGTTCCACCGATACAGGCTGTGCCTTTGTGGTGGAAGCCGAGGGCCTGCGGTTTTATCATGCGGGCGATCTGAACTGGTGGCACTGGGAAGGCGAAAGCCAGGCCTCCAACGCCTGGCAGGACAAAGCCTTTCACGAAGAGCTGGCCCGGATCGCAGGCGCCCGGTTCGACTGCGCGTTTTTGCCTCTCGATCCCCGGCAGGAGGCGGCGGCGCCCTGGGGCTTTGTCGATTTTTTAAAGGCCTGCCCCACCGCCCATGCCTTTCCCATGCACTATTGGGGCGACCGGGCCGCCATGCTGGCCTACCTCCCGCTGCCCCAGCTCGCCCCGTTTGCCGGGCAGATCGTCACGGCTGATGTTTGGCAAAGTGAAAAGGAGGATCCTCATGAACTTTAA
- a CDS encoding lactoylglutathione lyase: MNFKMIHENYNVSDLQRSLVFYEKALGLTEVRRKAAADGSYIIVYVANAESSFELELTWLRDHPGAYDLGECEFHLAFQADDYEAAHQKHAAMGCICFENPAMGIYFIQDPDGYWLEIVPPHK, translated from the coding sequence ATGAACTTTAAAATGATCCACGAAAACTACAATGTGAGCGACCTGCAGCGCTCGCTGGTCTTTTACGAAAAGGCGCTGGGCCTTACCGAGGTGCGCCGCAAGGCCGCCGCAGACGGCTCCTATATCATCGTGTATGTGGCGAATGCCGAAAGCAGCTTTGAGCTGGAGCTCACCTGGCTGCGCGACCACCCCGGCGCTTACGACCTGGGCGAGTGCGAGTTCCACCTGGCCTTCCAGGCGGATGACTACGAAGCCGCCCATCAAAAGCACGCCGCCATGGGCTGCATCTGCTTTGAAAATCCGGCCATGGGCATTTATTTCATCCAGGACCCGGACGGCTACTGGCTCGAAATCGTCCCCCCGCACAAATGA
- a CDS encoding MATE family efflux transporter → MPQAENPMGTKPVFPLLMGMAIPPIISMLIQSLYNVVDSVFVARLSQDALTAVSLAYPLQNLVLAVAVGYGVGANAFIARSLGEGNRQAVDRAAGMGLVFTGLHSLAFLLVGLFGAAPFLRLFNQDAGVLAMSESYTRIVICLAFGSLFHIYIEKLFQAVGNMVVPMILQGVGAIVNIALDPVLIFGLLGLPALGVTGAAIATIIGQMTACTLAVIYFIRTDTGIHIRLSGLRPQAAIAKKIYAVGVPSCMMAAMPSLLVGALNALLATLHSQAVAVFGIYFKLQTFVYMPANGLVQGMRPIVSYNYGAGKAQRMRATLKDSLLVTAGIMVLGTVLFWALPVPIMQLFGADAGMMALGVPMLRIASLGFLASTLGTVLAGGFEALGKGMDSLLITLIRQLLVIPPLAVCLSRVWGLAGVWAAFPVAEGLAALVAVLLFRRTLRRLQAPGGGVKA, encoded by the coding sequence TTGCCGCAGGCTGAAAACCCCATGGGCACAAAGCCCGTGTTCCCGCTGTTGATGGGAATGGCGATCCCGCCGATTATTTCTATGCTCATTCAATCGCTTTACAATGTGGTGGACAGCGTGTTTGTGGCACGGCTGTCGCAGGATGCGCTGACGGCTGTGTCGCTTGCATATCCGCTGCAGAACCTGGTGCTGGCGGTTGCGGTGGGCTACGGCGTGGGCGCAAACGCCTTTATTGCCCGCAGCCTGGGCGAGGGCAACCGGCAGGCCGTGGACCGGGCTGCGGGCATGGGGCTGGTGTTTACCGGGCTGCACTCGCTGGCCTTTTTGCTGGTGGGGCTATTTGGCGCGGCGCCTTTTTTACGGCTGTTCAACCAGGACGCCGGCGTGCTGGCCATGAGCGAGAGCTACACCCGCATCGTGATCTGCCTGGCGTTCGGCAGCCTGTTCCACATTTACATTGAAAAGCTGTTCCAGGCGGTGGGCAATATGGTGGTGCCTATGATCCTGCAGGGAGTGGGGGCCATTGTGAACATCGCCCTGGACCCGGTTCTCATTTTTGGGCTGCTGGGCCTGCCTGCGCTGGGGGTGACCGGCGCGGCGATCGCCACCATCATTGGCCAGATGACCGCCTGCACGCTGGCCGTGATCTATTTTATCCGCACGGATACCGGCATCCACATCCGGCTTTCCGGCCTGCGGCCGCAGGCCGCCATTGCCAAGAAGATCTACGCGGTGGGGGTGCCCTCGTGCATGATGGCGGCCATGCCCTCGCTGCTGGTGGGGGCGCTGAACGCGCTGCTTGCCACCCTGCACAGCCAGGCGGTGGCGGTGTTCGGCATTTACTTTAAATTGCAGACCTTTGTGTACATGCCGGCGAACGGCCTGGTGCAGGGCATGCGCCCCATCGTGAGCTACAATTACGGCGCGGGCAAGGCACAGCGCATGCGCGCCACCCTGAAAGACAGCCTGCTGGTGACCGCGGGGATCATGGTGCTGGGAACGGTGCTGTTCTGGGCGCTGCCCGTGCCCATTATGCAGCTGTTTGGGGCCGACGCGGGGATGATGGCGCTGGGGGTGCCCATGCTGCGCATTGCAAGCCTTGGCTTTTTGGCCTCGACCCTGGGGACCGTGCTGGCGGGCGGCTTTGAGGCGCTGGGCAAGGGCATGGATTCGCTGCTGATCACCCTGATCCGGCAGCTGCTGGTGATCCCGCCGCTGGCCGTTTGCCTTTCCCGGGTGTGGGGCCTTGCCGGGGTGTGGGCAGCGTTTCCGGTGGCGGAGGGGCTGGCCGCGCTGGTGGCGGTGCTGCTGTTCCGGCGCACGCTGCGCCGGCTGCAAGCACCGGGCGGCGGCGTGAAGGCCTGA